A region of Solea solea chromosome 7, fSolSol10.1, whole genome shotgun sequence DNA encodes the following proteins:
- the git1 gene encoding ARF GTPase-activating protein GIT1 isoform X3, with amino-acid sequence MSRKLQRTEVCADCSAPDPGWTSINRGVLICDECCSVHRSLGRHISIVKHLRHSGWPPALLQMVQTLASNGANSIWEHSLLDPAQVQSGRRKPNPQDKVHPTKSEFIRAKYQMLAFVHKLPCRDDDGVTTKDLSKQLHSSVRTGSLETCLRLLSLGAQANFFHPEKGTTPLHVAAKAGQILQAELLVVYGADPGAPDINGRTPMDYARQAGHIELAERLVECQYELTDRLAFYLCGRRPDHKNGHYIIPQMADSLDLSELAKAAKKKLQALNNRLFEELAMDVYDEVDRRENDAVWLTTQNHSTLVTERSAVPFLPVNPEYSATRNQGRQKLARFNAREFATLIIDILSDAKRRQQGKGLSSPTDQLDLGSDDDQHDYDSVASDEDTDSELTAQNNNNTQRSNRAKSMDSSDLSDGPITLQEYLEVKKALASSEAKVQQLMKVNNNLSEELRRLQNEITRMQTENSALRGGQQAGGAAGHGVGGPGGGGGGHWQGGVIRGGIGGGSLGGFGPGADTPGLTVSSSLTPHSHANRRERHAFSMYEPGAAPGPTAHGPPALDSLAARLQPLNTPSVRKGSTGGGPASYGGQHLSASTEMGRYMVSKPEKHGSGTDSDYDNTQTYDLSLRSDSRMGRSSEEEGRGESDEGVGETGEPDPTLPCTEDVILKTEQVTKNIQELLRAAQEFKHDSFVPCSEKIHSAVTEMASLFPKRPALDAVHCSLRLLASSASRLQVECRKAAPSEPGAPAVDYQLLTQQVIQCAYDIAKAAKQLVTITTREKKQ; translated from the exons ATGTCAAGAAAGCTACAGAGGACAGAAGTCTGCGCCGACTGCAGTGCGCCAG ACCCAGGCTGGACAAGCATTAACCGCGGGGTCCTGATCTGTGATGAATGCTGCTCAGTTCACCGAAGCTTAGGCCGCCATATCTCCATAGTCAAGCACCTGAGACACAGTGGATGGCCGCCTGCACTACTGCAG atgGTTCAGACCTTGGCCAGTAATGGGGCTAACTCCATATGGGAACACAGTCTCCTGGACCCTGCTCAGGTGCAAAGTGGTCGTAGAAAACCCAACCCCCAGGACAAAGTCCA TCCCACTAAGTCAGAGTTCATCAGAGCCAAATACCAGATGCTGGCCTTTGTGCACAAGCTGCCATGCCGCGATGATGATGGTGTCACCACCAAGGACCTCAGCAAG CAACTTCACTCCAGTGTGCGGACGGGGAGTTTAGAGACATGTCTTCGGCTCCTGTCCCTCGGTGCTCAAGCCAACTTCTTTCACCCG GAAAAAGGCACTACCCCACTCCATGTAGCAGCAAAGGCAGGTCAGATCTTGCAAGCGGAGCTGCTAGTGGTGTATGGTGCAGATCCTGGAGCACCTGACATTAATGGACGTACCCCTATGGACTACGCAAG GCAAGCGGGTCATATAGAGTTAGCAGAGCGGCTTGTGGAGTGTCAGTATGAGCTGACGGACAGGCTAGCCTTCTATCTGTGTGGACGGCGTCCAG atCACAAGAATGGCCATTATATCATTCCACAAATGGCAGACAG tctggACCTCTCAGAACTGGCCAAGGCTGCCAAAAAGAAGCTCCAAGCG CTCAATAATCGGCTGTTCGAGGAGCTAGCAATGGATGTCTATGATGAGGTGGATCGCAGAGAAAATGATGCAG TGTGGCTCACGACCCAGAACCACAGCACTCTGGTAACAGAACGCAGTGCAGTGCCCTTCCTACCAGTCAATCCTGAATATTCTGCCACACGCAaccag GGTCGTCAAAAGCTGGCCCGATTCAACGCTCGTGAGTTTGCCACACTCATCATTGATATCCTGAGTGACGCCAAAAGGAGACAGCAGGGAAAAGGTCTCAGCAGCCCAACTG ACCAACTTGACCTGGGCAGTGATGATGACCAGCATGACTATGACAGTGTAGCATCTGATGAAGACACCGACAGCGAGCTGAccgcccagaacaacaacaacacgcaaCGTAGCAACCGTGCAAAG AGTATGGACTCATCAGACTTGTCAGACGGTCCCATCACCCTGCAGGAGTACCTGGAGGTGAAGAAGGCACTAGCCTCCTCAGAAGCCAAGGTTCAACAGCTCATGAAAGTCAATAACAACCTGAGTGAGGAGCTGCGGCGGCTCCAAAATGAG ATCACACGGATGCAGACAGAGAACAGTGCCCTGCGGGGGGGCCAGCAGGCTGGGGGGGCAGCCGGCCATGGGGTAGGGGGGcctggtggaggtggaggaggccaTTGGCAAGGGGGGGTGATCCGAGGAGGAATAGGTGGAGGGAGTCTTGGTGGGTTTGGGCCAGGAGCAGACACCCCAGGGCTCACTGTGtcctcctcactcactcccCACTCCCATGCCAACCGGCGAGAGCGCCATGCATTCTCTATGTACGAGCCAGGAGCAGCCCCTGGCCCCACGGCCCATGGTCCCCCAGCCCTGGACTCCCTGGCAGCCCGCCTGCAGCCCCTCAACACACCCAGC GTGAGAAAGGGTAGTACAGGAGGAGGTCCGGCGTCATATGGCGGACAGCATTTGTCTGCATCTACAGAGATGGGCAGATATATG GTCTCTAAACCAGAGAAGCATGGCAGTGGCACAGACAGTGACTatgacaacacacaaacatatgacCTCTCGCTAAGGTCAGATTCACG CATGGGCCgcagcagtgaggaggagggcCGCGGGGAGTCTGACGAGGGAGTAGGGGAGACGGGGGAGCCAGATCCCACTCTACCCTGCACAGAGGACGTCATACTGAAGACTGAGCAGGTGACCAAGAACATCCAGGAGCTGCTCAGGGCAGCTCAGGAGTTCAAACATGACAG CTTTGTTCCATGTTCTGAGAAGATCCACTCTGCTGTCACTGAGATGGCGTCGCTCTTTCCTAAA CGTCCAGCATTGGATGCGGTCCACTGCTCCCTCCGCCTGTTGGCGTCCAGTGCCTCGCGGTTGCAGGTGGAGTGTCGTAAGGCGGCGCCGTCAGAGCCCGGGGCTCCTGCAGTGGACTACCAACTCCTCACTCAGCAGGTCATCCAGTGCGCCTACGACATCGCCAAGGCAGCCAAGCAACTGGTCACTATCACCACTCGCGAGAAGAAGCAGTGA
- the git1 gene encoding ARF GTPase-activating protein GIT1 isoform X2 produces MSRKLQRTEVCADCSAPDPGWTSINRGVLICDECCSVHRSLGRHISIVKHLRHSGWPPALLQMVQTLASNGANSIWEHSLLDPAQVQSGRRKPNPQDKVHPTKSEFIRAKYQMLAFVHKLPCRDDDGVTTKDLSKQLHSSVRTGSLETCLRLLSLGAQANFFHPEKGTTPLHVAAKAGQILQAELLVVYGADPGAPDINGRTPMDYARQAGHIELAERLVECQYELTDRLAFYLCGRRPDHKNGHYIIPQMADRARPKCPTQSLDLSELAKAAKKKLQALNNRLFEELAMDVYDEVDRRENDAVWLTTQNHSTLVTERSAVPFLPVNPEYSATRNQGRQKLARFNAREFATLIIDILSDAKRRQQGKGLSSPTDQLDLGSDDDQHDYDSVASDEDTDSELTAQNNNNTQRSNRAKSMDSSDLSDGPITLQEYLEVKKALASSEAKVQQLMKVNNNLSEELRRLQNEITRMQTENSALRGGQQAGGAAGHGVGGPGGGGGGHWQGGVIRGGIGGGSLGGFGPGADTPGLTVSSSLTPHSHANRRERHAFSMYEPGAAPGPTAHGPPALDSLAARLQPLNTPSVRKGSTGGGPASYGGQHLSASTEMGRYMVSKPEKHGSGTDSDYDNTQTYDLSLSMGRSSEEEGRGESDEGVGETGEPDPTLPCTEDVILKTEQVTKNIQELLRAAQEFKHDSFVPCSEKIHSAVTEMASLFPKRPALDAVHCSLRLLASSASRLQVECRKAAPSEPGAPAVDYQLLTQQVIQCAYDIAKAAKQLVTITTREKKQ; encoded by the exons ATGTCAAGAAAGCTACAGAGGACAGAAGTCTGCGCCGACTGCAGTGCGCCAG ACCCAGGCTGGACAAGCATTAACCGCGGGGTCCTGATCTGTGATGAATGCTGCTCAGTTCACCGAAGCTTAGGCCGCCATATCTCCATAGTCAAGCACCTGAGACACAGTGGATGGCCGCCTGCACTACTGCAG atgGTTCAGACCTTGGCCAGTAATGGGGCTAACTCCATATGGGAACACAGTCTCCTGGACCCTGCTCAGGTGCAAAGTGGTCGTAGAAAACCCAACCCCCAGGACAAAGTCCA TCCCACTAAGTCAGAGTTCATCAGAGCCAAATACCAGATGCTGGCCTTTGTGCACAAGCTGCCATGCCGCGATGATGATGGTGTCACCACCAAGGACCTCAGCAAG CAACTTCACTCCAGTGTGCGGACGGGGAGTTTAGAGACATGTCTTCGGCTCCTGTCCCTCGGTGCTCAAGCCAACTTCTTTCACCCG GAAAAAGGCACTACCCCACTCCATGTAGCAGCAAAGGCAGGTCAGATCTTGCAAGCGGAGCTGCTAGTGGTGTATGGTGCAGATCCTGGAGCACCTGACATTAATGGACGTACCCCTATGGACTACGCAAG GCAAGCGGGTCATATAGAGTTAGCAGAGCGGCTTGTGGAGTGTCAGTATGAGCTGACGGACAGGCTAGCCTTCTATCTGTGTGGACGGCGTCCAG atCACAAGAATGGCCATTATATCATTCCACAAATGGCAGACAG AGCTCGTCCTAAGTGCCCGACACAGAG tctggACCTCTCAGAACTGGCCAAGGCTGCCAAAAAGAAGCTCCAAGCG CTCAATAATCGGCTGTTCGAGGAGCTAGCAATGGATGTCTATGATGAGGTGGATCGCAGAGAAAATGATGCAG TGTGGCTCACGACCCAGAACCACAGCACTCTGGTAACAGAACGCAGTGCAGTGCCCTTCCTACCAGTCAATCCTGAATATTCTGCCACACGCAaccag GGTCGTCAAAAGCTGGCCCGATTCAACGCTCGTGAGTTTGCCACACTCATCATTGATATCCTGAGTGACGCCAAAAGGAGACAGCAGGGAAAAGGTCTCAGCAGCCCAACTG ACCAACTTGACCTGGGCAGTGATGATGACCAGCATGACTATGACAGTGTAGCATCTGATGAAGACACCGACAGCGAGCTGAccgcccagaacaacaacaacacgcaaCGTAGCAACCGTGCAAAG AGTATGGACTCATCAGACTTGTCAGACGGTCCCATCACCCTGCAGGAGTACCTGGAGGTGAAGAAGGCACTAGCCTCCTCAGAAGCCAAGGTTCAACAGCTCATGAAAGTCAATAACAACCTGAGTGAGGAGCTGCGGCGGCTCCAAAATGAG ATCACACGGATGCAGACAGAGAACAGTGCCCTGCGGGGGGGCCAGCAGGCTGGGGGGGCAGCCGGCCATGGGGTAGGGGGGcctggtggaggtggaggaggccaTTGGCAAGGGGGGGTGATCCGAGGAGGAATAGGTGGAGGGAGTCTTGGTGGGTTTGGGCCAGGAGCAGACACCCCAGGGCTCACTGTGtcctcctcactcactcccCACTCCCATGCCAACCGGCGAGAGCGCCATGCATTCTCTATGTACGAGCCAGGAGCAGCCCCTGGCCCCACGGCCCATGGTCCCCCAGCCCTGGACTCCCTGGCAGCCCGCCTGCAGCCCCTCAACACACCCAGC GTGAGAAAGGGTAGTACAGGAGGAGGTCCGGCGTCATATGGCGGACAGCATTTGTCTGCATCTACAGAGATGGGCAGATATATG GTCTCTAAACCAGAGAAGCATGGCAGTGGCACAGACAGTGACTatgacaacacacaaacatatgacCTCTCGCTAAG CATGGGCCgcagcagtgaggaggagggcCGCGGGGAGTCTGACGAGGGAGTAGGGGAGACGGGGGAGCCAGATCCCACTCTACCCTGCACAGAGGACGTCATACTGAAGACTGAGCAGGTGACCAAGAACATCCAGGAGCTGCTCAGGGCAGCTCAGGAGTTCAAACATGACAG CTTTGTTCCATGTTCTGAGAAGATCCACTCTGCTGTCACTGAGATGGCGTCGCTCTTTCCTAAA CGTCCAGCATTGGATGCGGTCCACTGCTCCCTCCGCCTGTTGGCGTCCAGTGCCTCGCGGTTGCAGGTGGAGTGTCGTAAGGCGGCGCCGTCAGAGCCCGGGGCTCCTGCAGTGGACTACCAACTCCTCACTCAGCAGGTCATCCAGTGCGCCTACGACATCGCCAAGGCAGCCAAGCAACTGGTCACTATCACCACTCGCGAGAAGAAGCAGTGA
- the git1 gene encoding ARF GTPase-activating protein GIT1 isoform X1, with protein sequence MSRKLQRTEVCADCSAPDPGWTSINRGVLICDECCSVHRSLGRHISIVKHLRHSGWPPALLQMVQTLASNGANSIWEHSLLDPAQVQSGRRKPNPQDKVHPTKSEFIRAKYQMLAFVHKLPCRDDDGVTTKDLSKQLHSSVRTGSLETCLRLLSLGAQANFFHPEKGTTPLHVAAKAGQILQAELLVVYGADPGAPDINGRTPMDYARQAGHIELAERLVECQYELTDRLAFYLCGRRPDHKNGHYIIPQMADRARPKCPTQSLDLSELAKAAKKKLQALNNRLFEELAMDVYDEVDRRENDAVWLTTQNHSTLVTERSAVPFLPVNPEYSATRNQGRQKLARFNAREFATLIIDILSDAKRRQQGKGLSSPTDQLDLGSDDDQHDYDSVASDEDTDSELTAQNNNNTQRSNRAKSMDSSDLSDGPITLQEYLEVKKALASSEAKVQQLMKVNNNLSEELRRLQNEITRMQTENSALRGGQQAGGAAGHGVGGPGGGGGGHWQGGVIRGGIGGGSLGGFGPGADTPGLTVSSSLTPHSHANRRERHAFSMYEPGAAPGPTAHGPPALDSLAARLQPLNTPSVRKGSTGGGPASYGGQHLSASTEMGRYMVSKPEKHGSGTDSDYDNTQTYDLSLRSDSRMGRSSEEEGRGESDEGVGETGEPDPTLPCTEDVILKTEQVTKNIQELLRAAQEFKHDSFVPCSEKIHSAVTEMASLFPKRPALDAVHCSLRLLASSASRLQVECRKAAPSEPGAPAVDYQLLTQQVIQCAYDIAKAAKQLVTITTREKKQ encoded by the exons ATGTCAAGAAAGCTACAGAGGACAGAAGTCTGCGCCGACTGCAGTGCGCCAG ACCCAGGCTGGACAAGCATTAACCGCGGGGTCCTGATCTGTGATGAATGCTGCTCAGTTCACCGAAGCTTAGGCCGCCATATCTCCATAGTCAAGCACCTGAGACACAGTGGATGGCCGCCTGCACTACTGCAG atgGTTCAGACCTTGGCCAGTAATGGGGCTAACTCCATATGGGAACACAGTCTCCTGGACCCTGCTCAGGTGCAAAGTGGTCGTAGAAAACCCAACCCCCAGGACAAAGTCCA TCCCACTAAGTCAGAGTTCATCAGAGCCAAATACCAGATGCTGGCCTTTGTGCACAAGCTGCCATGCCGCGATGATGATGGTGTCACCACCAAGGACCTCAGCAAG CAACTTCACTCCAGTGTGCGGACGGGGAGTTTAGAGACATGTCTTCGGCTCCTGTCCCTCGGTGCTCAAGCCAACTTCTTTCACCCG GAAAAAGGCACTACCCCACTCCATGTAGCAGCAAAGGCAGGTCAGATCTTGCAAGCGGAGCTGCTAGTGGTGTATGGTGCAGATCCTGGAGCACCTGACATTAATGGACGTACCCCTATGGACTACGCAAG GCAAGCGGGTCATATAGAGTTAGCAGAGCGGCTTGTGGAGTGTCAGTATGAGCTGACGGACAGGCTAGCCTTCTATCTGTGTGGACGGCGTCCAG atCACAAGAATGGCCATTATATCATTCCACAAATGGCAGACAG AGCTCGTCCTAAGTGCCCGACACAGAG tctggACCTCTCAGAACTGGCCAAGGCTGCCAAAAAGAAGCTCCAAGCG CTCAATAATCGGCTGTTCGAGGAGCTAGCAATGGATGTCTATGATGAGGTGGATCGCAGAGAAAATGATGCAG TGTGGCTCACGACCCAGAACCACAGCACTCTGGTAACAGAACGCAGTGCAGTGCCCTTCCTACCAGTCAATCCTGAATATTCTGCCACACGCAaccag GGTCGTCAAAAGCTGGCCCGATTCAACGCTCGTGAGTTTGCCACACTCATCATTGATATCCTGAGTGACGCCAAAAGGAGACAGCAGGGAAAAGGTCTCAGCAGCCCAACTG ACCAACTTGACCTGGGCAGTGATGATGACCAGCATGACTATGACAGTGTAGCATCTGATGAAGACACCGACAGCGAGCTGAccgcccagaacaacaacaacacgcaaCGTAGCAACCGTGCAAAG AGTATGGACTCATCAGACTTGTCAGACGGTCCCATCACCCTGCAGGAGTACCTGGAGGTGAAGAAGGCACTAGCCTCCTCAGAAGCCAAGGTTCAACAGCTCATGAAAGTCAATAACAACCTGAGTGAGGAGCTGCGGCGGCTCCAAAATGAG ATCACACGGATGCAGACAGAGAACAGTGCCCTGCGGGGGGGCCAGCAGGCTGGGGGGGCAGCCGGCCATGGGGTAGGGGGGcctggtggaggtggaggaggccaTTGGCAAGGGGGGGTGATCCGAGGAGGAATAGGTGGAGGGAGTCTTGGTGGGTTTGGGCCAGGAGCAGACACCCCAGGGCTCACTGTGtcctcctcactcactcccCACTCCCATGCCAACCGGCGAGAGCGCCATGCATTCTCTATGTACGAGCCAGGAGCAGCCCCTGGCCCCACGGCCCATGGTCCCCCAGCCCTGGACTCCCTGGCAGCCCGCCTGCAGCCCCTCAACACACCCAGC GTGAGAAAGGGTAGTACAGGAGGAGGTCCGGCGTCATATGGCGGACAGCATTTGTCTGCATCTACAGAGATGGGCAGATATATG GTCTCTAAACCAGAGAAGCATGGCAGTGGCACAGACAGTGACTatgacaacacacaaacatatgacCTCTCGCTAAGGTCAGATTCACG CATGGGCCgcagcagtgaggaggagggcCGCGGGGAGTCTGACGAGGGAGTAGGGGAGACGGGGGAGCCAGATCCCACTCTACCCTGCACAGAGGACGTCATACTGAAGACTGAGCAGGTGACCAAGAACATCCAGGAGCTGCTCAGGGCAGCTCAGGAGTTCAAACATGACAG CTTTGTTCCATGTTCTGAGAAGATCCACTCTGCTGTCACTGAGATGGCGTCGCTCTTTCCTAAA CGTCCAGCATTGGATGCGGTCCACTGCTCCCTCCGCCTGTTGGCGTCCAGTGCCTCGCGGTTGCAGGTGGAGTGTCGTAAGGCGGCGCCGTCAGAGCCCGGGGCTCCTGCAGTGGACTACCAACTCCTCACTCAGCAGGTCATCCAGTGCGCCTACGACATCGCCAAGGCAGCCAAGCAACTGGTCACTATCACCACTCGCGAGAAGAAGCAGTGA